One genomic segment of Erythrolamprus reginae isolate rEryReg1 chromosome 2, rEryReg1.hap1, whole genome shotgun sequence includes these proteins:
- the LOC139163261 gene encoding zinc finger protein 862-like — MYCALCRKHNVDLGEKRHNFCSGTDDFILDLVDDHHNSEAHAWASCMEAASSSTPDSGTTRHMLKNVSKTTLGKMENLFRTCHAIAKTGRPFTDLDWISKLDYMKGVNIGSIFRNDKAARIFIHFIAEVERKALKEKLETCKFFSLISDGITDSGATEAALVYIQFAHRGKIHCPIVGIQHIDLYDALTVKNAILKTLQTNLKVNLPTHDWARKLVGFGSDGRDVMVGENGVAKLLKDIQPCIQSIHCLVHHLETAYKMALKNAPLFNILTDLLKKLYHFYRDSPMNKNNLKLICEAHNVTPVVPSRIGGSQWFLRLQTALQILLKGYPAMVLHMSKMGEESDCSDQQKAQELLTFLLKADIVKFSHFLLDVISVLNILSRVAHNPNTSIADVFATIQSTLEILQMYQKRSGPRERLVETITCFHGYPLGGDGNISATRLELLSSLLNQLRDCFCDASEDVLMASAIGSFKLWPDKFKQEFGETEVSLLIRHYKPVLEWAKVKVDEIETEWNMLKAELYNRYENIQSLTWDLVNRDFFHKYPNVLALIDLLLTLPASSSEAARGFGQLKLTMMRLRSKLMFESVTDLMVIQLNSPKIKKFDPQKAVQLWNVSWQRNRKLQANQWNPSGIPVGLSPLENSESSSDSEWERESSFGSD; from the exons ATGTACTGTGCTCTGTGTCGGAAACATAATGTAGACTTAGGGGAGAAGAGACACAATTTTTGCTCTGGGACTGATGATTTTATTCTGGACTTAGTTGATGACCATCATAACAGCGAAGCTCATGCATGGGCTTCCTGTATGGAAGCAGCGAGTAGTTCTACCCCAGACTCAGGTACCACTCGGCATATGTTAAAGAACGTGAGTAAAACGACTTTGGGAAAAATGGAAAACCTCTTTAGAACGTGCCATGCCATTGCCAAAACCGGACGCCCCTTCACAGACCTGGACTGGATAAGTAAACTGGATTACATGAAGGGGGTGAACATTGGTTCCATTTTCAGAAATGACAAAGCAGCCAGAATCTTTATTCATTTCATTGCCGAAGTGGAAAGAAAAGCCTTGAAAGAGAAGTTAGAAACATGCAAGTTCTTCTCTCTCATTAGCGATGGCATTACGGACAGTGGAGCAACAGAAGCAGCCCTTGTGTATATACAGTTTGCACATCGAGGGAAAATCCACTGCCCCATTGTTGGAATTCAGCACATAGACCTGTACGACGCTTTGACGGTGAAAAATGCCATTTTAAAAACTTTGCAAACCAATCTGAAGGTCAACTTGCCAACCCATGACTGGGCAAGAAAACTGGTTGGCTTTGGCAGTGATGGCAGAGATGTTATGGTGGGAGAAAATGGAGTAGCTAAACTGTTGAAGGACATCCAGCCGTGTATTCAGAGCATCCATTGTCTTGTCCACCATCTTGAAACGGCCTACAAGATGGCGCTGAAGAACGCTCCACTCTTCAATATACTTACGGATCTATTAAAAAAGTTGTACCATTTTTATCGTGACTCTCCAATGAATAAGAACAACCTGAAGCTAATTTGTGAAGCCCATAACGTGACACCAGTGGTTCCTTCGCGGATTGGTGGCTCCCAATGGTTTCTTCGCTTACAGACAGCTCTTCAGATCCTTCTGAAAGGTTATCCAGCAATGGTCCTACACATGAGTAAG ATGGGAGAAGAATCAGACTGCTCAGATCAACAGAAAGCCCAAGAGCTCTTGACCTTTCTTCTAAAAGCAGACATAGTTAAATTTTCTCACTTCCTATTAGATGTCATTAGTGTCCTCAACATTCTGTCTCGTGTTGCCCACAATCCAAACACTTCCATTGCAGACGTCTTTGCTACGATTCAGTCAACATTGGAGATACTCCAAATGTATCAAAAAAG ATCAGGGCCACGAGAACGGCTGGTGGAGACGATCACATGTTTTCATGGTTACCCTCTTGGGGGAGATGGAAATATTTCAGCAACCCGATTAGAATTATTGAGCAGTCTCTTGAACCAGCTGCGagattgtttttgtgatgctagtGAAGATGTTTTGATGGCAAGCGCCATTGGAAGCTTTAAACTATGGCCAGACAAATTCAAGCAAG AATTTGGTGAGACGGAAGTATCTCTATTGATCCGGCATTATAAGCCTGTCCTAGAATGGGCCAAAGTGAAAGTGGACGAAATTGAAACGGAATGGAATATGTTAAAAGCTGAGCTATATAATAG ATATGAAAACATCCAGAGCTTAACATGGGATTTGGTAAACCGAGATTTTTTTCATAAATATCCAAACGTTTTGGCCCTTATTGACCTTCTATTGACACTGCCAGCAAGTTCCAGCGAAGCAGCACGGGGCTTTGGTCAACTGAAGCTGACGATGATGAGACTGCGTTCCAAACTCATGTTTGAAAGCGTGACGGATCTCATGGTCATTCAGCTGAATTCTCCCAAGATCAAAAAATTTGATCCCCAGAAAGCTGTTCAGTTGTGGAATGTTTCTTGGCAAAGGAACAGAAAGCTGCAAGCTAATCAGTGGAACCCTAGTGGGATTCCAGTTGGATTATCTCCTCTTGAGAATTCCGAGTCTTCATCTGATTCCgaatgggaaagagaaagttCATTTGGAAGCGATTAG